The sequence CGGCGACACACGTACTTCAATCTTTGATGCTAAAGCAGGTATCTCTTTATCTGATAACTTTGCTAAAGTAGTTTCTTGGTACGATAACGAAATGGGATACTCTTCATCCATATGTGAATTGATTAGGTACATGGATTCTGTAAAATAATTGCAGTTCTAAAATATTTTTTAAAGGCTCGCCAATTTTGGCGAGCCTTTTTTGATAGTGATTTATAGGGGAGAACAGTTTTGCAGGCAAAAGTTGATTTGTAGCCGGCAGGTAAGCGCTTCTAGACGTGGAATTTGAAAAAGTAGATAGAGGTCGTGTACTTTATTAAGTTATTTATTTTATTTTTATAGCAATATATGAAACGATTGCAGTTTATAGATGTACTGAGGATTACTGCCATTTTCATGGTTGTTTATCAGCATAATGAATTAGATTCATCGATTAGTATTTATTTTGAATCATTTTCGGTATCACTTTTTTTTATGGTTTCAGGATTCGTTAGTAGTCCGAAAAGTCATCTGCCATTTCTTAAGGTGCTAAAGAAATATATTAAACATTTACTTGCTCCCTATTTTCTGATCAGTGGGTTACTTTATCTTTTTTGGTTTTTTGTAGGTCGGCATTATGGATATAAAGCAACTGTAACGCACGATCCCCTACTAAATTTTATAGGAATATTTTATGCACAGGGAGGTGCAGATTTTATGAGCTGGGGAATTCCTATGTGGTTTCTTCCGACTCTTTTTAATGTGGTTATGCTGGATTATTTTGTCTCTAAATTAAAACTTCCATTGCAAATTATTGCATTGTTGCTGTTTCCTGTAATTGGACTTTGGCTTTTCCAACATATTGGTTTCCATCTTCCCTGGAGTTTTGATATTGCCTTGGTTGTTTATCTGTTTTATTTTGTGGGACGTGTATTTAAAAAGATAGATTTGGTAAAAATTATCCAAGGCAAGGAATTGTTGGTTTTTATAATTTGTTTTAGTTTGCATTTATATACTTTTCGTTTTAATGGGATTGTTGAAGTGTATTATGGGCATTATGGCGATTTTTTGGGATTGATGTATTTTAATGCAATACTGGCGTTTGTTTGGCTGTTTGCTTTATTGAAAGTGTTGCCTAATTGGAAAATAGTGTCGTGGCTTGGTCGCAACACTTTGCCTATACTGGCCTTTCATTTGTTAATGATGACCTTTGTTAAAGGGGTGGCTCTTTTTATTTTTGATTATAAAATCGAGATTACACCACTCAATGCTATCTTTTACACACTATTACAAATCATTTTGCTTATACCGCTTATTCATTTTGTGAATCGCTATTTGCCTTTTTTGGTTGGAATTGATCGGAAAAAAGATTCCAGGATGGTTCAATCCAAGGCGACTTAATGGCACTGCCATCGATAATGGTATGAAACAAAAAGGCGGTATCAACTACCTTTTCCCGGTTTTTAATGAATTGGCTTACTTTTTCGGCAAACTGAATTTTGTATTTATCAGAAAACCAGAAAAAGCAGGCCGGATTTTGTTCCGTGGGTGCACCATTAGCGTGTAACCATTTACCATTTTCGCCAAACGATTGCCCATGGTCGGCAAGAAAAATAACCATTGCTTTTTTATTTTCTAACTCATTTATAAACTGTTCAATCACTGAATCTACAAAAAGTGTAACGTTATCATAGGAGTTTATCATTCGCTCTTTATTGTCGTTCGATAGCACCTTATTTTCTAAAATAGGAGTAAATTGTATATATTCCTCCGGAAGGTTTTTATTGTAATACCAATGATTGCCAGCAAGGTGAACCATTAGTAATTGTCGTGGATGGTGCTGGTTAATTAAATTGGTAAAAGGTTCAATAAGATCGGAGTCATATTTTGGGGTATTGCTGTAATCCGAGAATTGTGGCTTATTAATAAATATAGTATCGTTTTCGTTAATGAAATAGCGGAGTGCAGCCAAGGGGTTTTGATTGGCTATCCATGCCGTACGGAAGGAGCAGCGTTTAAAAATGTCGATAAAAGAACTTTCCGTGTACATAGGATCAAGCATGCCGGGTGCGGCTCTGGTAAGAAAATACCTTAGGCTGGCCGCCGTGTAGGTGTAGGGGGAGTGCACATGGGGTAAAAATAGGGCCCCTTTTTGTTCTGCTTTAGGCATTGTAACACGAAAATAACCATTGGTTTGAATATGATCGGCACGTAAGGCTTCGCCAATAATTAAAAGTGTGATAATTGAGTCTGACTCCACATGTGCATCTTCACCCAATAAGCGTCTTTCGCTGTCCATTTCCTTTACATTACTCTTGTAATCTTGATAAGCAATATAATACGAAAAAGGAGCCCTCATCAGTAATGTGTTTCTACGTAATTTATTGGTGAAAGTGAAAATTACAATACCCATCAAAGCCAATGATAAAATGAGAATGAACTCTCTTTTTTTGAAGGTAATGCTGAAACGATAAATAATTAGTAATACGGTAATGCCTATGGATGCAATTAAAGTACCAAGTATAGGCAACGAAAGGTAGTTGCTTATTTCGGCGGTGTCGGTCAGGAATATGGATTCGATGAGTGCCGTATTGATTGAGATGTCCAATTGCCATGTGAAATATGCTGTAGCGGCCGATATAAAAGTAAAAATTGGGAAGACAATGGTAAACAAGTATCGGTTAAGACTCATAATGACAATAAGAACCAGTACGCCCCATGCTGATAGTGCCCAATGTGAAATGACCTCTAAAATACTTTTAACATCCGACATGGGATAGTGACGGTAGTTTGCAGTTAAAAAAAATACAGAGCAGCTTAGTGTAGTTATCAGAATGAAAGTAACAAGTGGAAAACGCCTAAAAAAAGAATGCATACAAATGAGCGATAAAAAGTGATGGGTACTGAATCCTATTTGATGGCATCAAAATTACTTTATTATTTATTATACACCAATGAATGGTGGGATTGTTTTGTATATCTTTGAGTAAGAAAAATTAATGGGGTATAACTGGTTTTCAGGATCTTTATTCATCCATGAACTAAAATATGGAAAAAAGTTAAACCTGGCTTACATTTAGTGAAAGAAAGTAAATAATTCAATTTTTTTAATAATACGATATGAATGTTTTAATAATTAATATGCTTATAATGAGTGTTTTATATCTCGCGGGCTGTGTTAATAAAAGTACTAATACAAGCCGTAAGGATGTTGATCAATGGATTTCGCTTTTTAATGGGAAAAATTTAGACAACTGGGTCGTGAAAATTCATCACCACAATTTTGGAGATAATTATGCCAATACTTTTCGTGTAATAGATGGTAAGATACAAGTGAATTACGATGGTTATAATAAGTTCGACGAGCGTTTTGGGCACCTGTTTTATCATCAACCTTTTTCGTCGTATCATCTAAGGTTTAAATATCGATTTACCGATCAGTGGATGGAAGATGCGCCCATCTTCACATTCCGAAACAGCGGAGTTATGTTTCATTCGCAGGATCCTAAAAGTATATTGAAAGGGCAGGATTGGCCTATTTCGGTAGAATACCAAATTTTAGCTGAAGAAACTGAAGGAACAGCTCGACCAACCGGTAATGTTTGCTCTCCCGGAACGGAGGTGTACTACAATGGGGAAATAGATCCACGCCACTGCATCAGTTCCACGTCGTCGACCTATACATGGGATAAGTGGATGAGCGGTGAACTTATTGTACGAGGTGATAGCATTGTGCATAAGGTTAATGGTAAGGTGGTGCTTAAGTATAGTAAGCCAACCATTGGTGGGGGTGTTGTAACTGGATTCGACCCTGCTGTTAAGCGTGACGGTAAACTGCTTACGGAGGGGTATATAGCATTACAATCAGAAGGACAAGGAATAGAATTTAAAGACATAGAAATAAAAATATTGGGGGAAATTGCAGGTCGGTGAAATTGTGCTTTGTTGACCTATCAACTTAAGTTTACATCGCATCGCACCGTACAAAACTACCCGCATTCTCATAAATACATAAGTTGTCAAAAATATTCAAATTTGCTCGTGCTCTTGTAATTTACGGTTGATTTTGGTTCAGGGTATAGCATCATGTTTCTAATAAAAAAAACACATATCTTGCACCAAACAAAAAAATATCATTGAGATGAAGAAACTTATTTACATTCTATTTATTATTACCATGTTAGCTAGCTGCACAAGCCATCAAAACCGGCAAAAGCAATCTTTCGAAACTGCCGGATCGGGCAAAATAGTAGTTTATCAGGTTTTTACGCGTTTGTTTGGAAACACCGATACCATTAATAAACCCTGGGGAACCATAGAGGAGAATGGTGTGGGTAAATTCAACGATTTTACCGAAAAGGCCTTAAAGGAAATAAAAAGTATGGGAGTTAGCCATATTTGGTACACCGGAATTCCGCATCATGCAACGGTAACCGATTATACCCAATACGGCATATCCAACGACGACCCGGATGTAGTGAAAGGCCGTGCAGGATCGCCCTATGCAGTAAAAGACTATTATCAGGTAGATCCGGATATGGCGGTAGATCCTGCCAAACGAATGGAAGAGTTTGAAGCGCTGATTCAACGAACGCATCAACAAGGGATGAAGGTAATTATAGATATTGTACCCAACCATGTAGCCCGTCATTATCAAGGTCTTAACAATCCGGAGGGTGTCAGTGATTTTGGTGCTGATGATGATACTTCGCTGGTGTACGCACGCAATAACAACTTTTATTACATCCCCGGAAAAGCTTTTAGTGTGCCAGCGCCTAAAGATGGTTACAAGCCGTTGGGAGGAAGCAAGCATCCGCTGGCCGATGGCAAGTTTGATGAGAATCCTGCTAAATGGACGGGCAATGGTTCGCGTTTAGCACAACCCAATTTTTACGATTGGTACGAAACGGTAAAGGTAAATTATGGCGTGCGTCCGGATGGAGAGTATGATTTTGATACTTTGCCCGATAGTTATAAAAGCAAAACTTACAAGGAGCATTATGCTTTCTGGAAAGAAAAAGAGGTGCCGGATTCTTGGATTAAATTCCGGGATATAGCTCTTTTTTGGATGGATAAAGGGGTGGATGGTTTTAGATACGATATGGCGGAAATGGTTCCGGTGGAGTTTTGGAGCTTCTTAAATTCATCTGTCAAAATAAAAAATCCGGAGGCTTTTTTATTGGCCGAGGTGTATCAGCCCGACTTGTACCGGGATTACATCCACAAAGGCAAGATGGATTACCTTTACGATAAGGTAGATTTGTACGATACCCTAAAGCACATTATGCAAGGACACGGCTCTACCGATAATATTGCCCCCATACTACACAAACTGGCGGACATTGAGCATCACATGCTTCACTTTCTCGAAAATCATGATGAGCAGCGCATTGCCTCGCCTGAATTTGCCGGCGATGCCAAAAAGGGAATGCCGGCCATGGTTGTATCGGCCACCTTGAGCACTTCGCCCACAATGCTTTATTTTGGACAGGAGGTAGGGGAGCCGGGTGCAGAAAATGCAGGTTTCGGTGCGCCTTCGCGTACTTCTATCTTCGATTATATTGGTGTGCCGCATCATCAGCGCTGGATGAACAAAGGAAAGTTTGATGGAGGCCAGTTAAATGATGAGGAAAAGAAATTGCGCAGTTTTTATAAAAGGCTGTTGAGTTTTACTGCAAATAGTGAAGCCCTAATGGGCCATTATGCCGACATACATTCTTTTAACAGGAGCCGGACAGACGATTATACGGACAAAGTTTATTCATTTGTTCGTTGGAACAACAAAGAAAAGCTGATTATAGTTTCTAATTTTAGTGCTGCGAACAGCTTTGCTTTTGAACTTCAAATTCCGGCTGATATTATGGGTAAGATGGAGGTTACAGATGGTAACTTTATTGCTGCTGATCAATTGTTTGGTAAAAAAACCACTTCCTTAAATGTAAAGGATGGTTTGGGCACCATAGATATTCAGCTGGCACCCTTGCAGTCGTATATTTTTAAAATAAAGTCAAACTAAGAGAAGCTAACTTTGCAGTCCGGCTGCAACTGTATGCGTTTTGTACATGCCACGCCCAAACTGAATTCTATTTGTTAAGGTAAATGATAAATGAGTTGAAACCACTCTGCTTTATGTGTCCTCCTTCATTCGGGGGAGTTACAGGGGGCTTTACTTTACCTCAATCACCACTCCCGAGGCCTGTACTTTATTTTTGGTGGATGCCGGGCCTGTTATAAAAGGCTCGTCATCCAGGTAGATTTGTATATAATACAAACCTTTTTTCTGAAAAGTAAACGCTAAGGGTATAAATCCCTGATCATTAATTACAGGTAAATCCCAGGGTAGTATTTTGTGAGCCAACTCATCACTATAGTCATTGTAACTCATCTGCCGGTTAATGGCATCGGCATTCATTTGAGCCGGAAACTTTTCGTAATATGCCAATGCCATATGTAGATGTTTTCCTTTTTGCGGTTGAACGGGGAGCAATACTTTTGAGTTCACTTTTACTGTGGCATTAAAGTCATCGAACTTTAGATATCGGTCTAAAAACTCTTCGTAATATCTGAATTGATTTTTATGAAGGTAAAAGCCAATGCCTATATAATTGTGATGAGGGTGGATACAGTTTAGTTTATGGCCATCGTTAGGCGCACGTTCCGCCATAAAGGCATTGTGTGCCTGCTGCATGTAGCTTGCAATATGTTCCGGCTTAGAGGGTAAAAACTCGGTTGAAGAGAGCGCAGAGGCATTTTCTGTTACGTGTGCTGTGCCTCCGGCAAGCGCATAACGGTAATAAGGCGATTCGCCCTTTAAGTTATAATGCCCCATAAAATTGTTGGTGGCTGCCTCTCGGGCTATTTTATTGGCAACACGTGAGGCCAAAATATCCAATTCTACCATGGGTTGGTGGTGCTTTTTTCGCGAAGCATTGATGTGAGCCAACTGGTTTAACTTAAGGAGGAGTGCATTTTTGTCGTCTTTGTACGCTATTAATCTGTTTTCCTTGTGATTAAGGTTTTCGTATTTTTTAACTTCCGATTCAGATAGATCATACTTAATTATATCCTTCGCATAAACAAGTGTGTTTGCAAAAAGTGCTACCACAAAAACCAATAACGTTAAAATGTATCTTATAAACATGTTCTCTTTTTATTTATAAACGATGAATAAAGAGCTTTGTTTTGTAACAATGCTATTCTGCTCTTTCCGCTTACTGCTTTCCTCTTTCCGCTCACACACTTCCCATTCACAGACATTACACCTTTGCTTTACATGCTGCTATTCCCACTCGGAGCACAATTCCTTCTGATCCAAATCAGTCGAATTCCCCTATTCCAGGCGCTTTACGTTGTGTGGTTTACGCTATACGCTATCTGCCACGTGCGTAACACGCATCTCAGGATATATTGGTAAAACAAAGAAAAACTTACTGCCCACATTTCTCTTGCTTTCTATTTGCATTTTGCTGTTATGTTTTTTTAGTATGTCGTTGCATATAATCAGGCCTATTCCGGCACCTTTTTCGCTATGCGTACCTTTTTTTACATGATGAATTGTGGGGTTTAGTACTTTGTCAATGTCTTTATCGTGCATGCCAATGCCATTGTCTTTAACGGCAATTTCTATTTCGTTTTCGCCTATTTGCCTGGCGCTTAAATGAATCTCGCCACGCGACCTCGTAAATTTAATAGCGTTAAAAATCAGATTACGTATAATGGTGGCTATCATTTCTTTATTGCAATATACCATTGCATTTCTGGGGTAGGAATGTGTAATTTTTATTCCCTTTTGCGAAGCAATTTCGCGATATAGCGATCGATTCTCAGCAAATATAGGGCCTAATTTATAACGTTTGGGTTTGTGTTCGTACTCGTTAAGTTGTGTTTTGCTCCAGTTTAATAAATTGTTCAATAAGTTGTAGGTTCTACGTACATGCAAATAAATCTTTTCAATATCATCTTTCCTGACCTTAAATTCTTTGCCGTCGTTACGAAGTAAAATATCAAAATAGCCTATGAGCGAGGTAAAGGGACTGCGTAAATCGTGTGAAATAATACTAAAAAAACGATCCTTGGTTTCATTGAGGTTTTCCAGAGTATCTTTTTGATCGCTTATTTTTACTATTTCCTTTGTTATATTCTTTTGGGCACAAAACAACTTAAATAAAAAGCGGTCGATTACTAAACCTGCCATTGTAAATAATCCTGAAGCTACAATTACATAGGTGCTCGACCTTACAAACAAATGAGAGTTATAGGTAGGTAACTCGTGTACAAAAACCGAAATCAATATAAATAAAATAGCCGATAGGGCAATGTATAGGTTGATTAACAGTACCTTGCTCATGGATAAGCCAAGCATAGCCAATGATATAACCAGAATTGTGTAATACGAATCTAAGGTGTCATAGCCAAGTATGTGGTATGCGTAGGTAAGTGTAATGTTAAGGCTAACTCCCAAAAAAGCCGTTGCATTGATTGTTCGGATATAGGGTACACATTTATCAATAAATGTACATACATAAGCGGCTATCAGTAAGGGTAGGCCTGCAAAAAAGCTTAGACTTGCTAAGGTGCTGAATGGCTTTGATGTGCCATAGCTGTGTAAAACGGCAAATATAGGGTACAAGCTCATGTACATTAGTAATAAATTACGAATGTATTGCTTGTTGTTCTCAAACAGCCATCGCGTGTATTTACGCGTAATCTCTCTCCTCTTTCTACTACAATTCATAATACTTTTTCTCCTACAAAAAAACTGCATATTTTTAGTTGGTAACTAAAATATACAGTTTATTGATTTGTGATAGTAATTTGGTTTTTTGCTGTGCTTCCCAATAGGTACGGTACACTTATCCAAATACTTGAATAAATTCTTCAACTTTATTTACCATGTTGGATGAGCCACAGAAAAACGGTGTACGTTGGTGAAGGGATAATGGTTTCGTTTCCATGATACGATTTTTTCCATCCGTTGCCCTTCCACCGGCTTGCTCAATAATAAAGGCGATGGGATTGCACTCGTAAAGTAGACGCAATTTGCCGTGTGGTGCGTTGTCAATTACAGGATACATAAAAATACCGCCCTTTAGTAAGTTCCGATGGATGTCCGACACCAATGAACCGATATAGCGCGAAGAATACGGGCGGTGGCTCTTCTCGTCCTTCTCCTGGCAATATTTAATATACTGCTTAACCCCTGCCGGAAATTTCAGGTAATTGCCCTCATTGATAGAATATATAGTGCCGTTTTCAGGTGTCTTTATTAAAGTATTCGAAAGGCAATACTCTCCAATGGATGGATCCAGCGTAAAACCGTTGATGCCCTGCCCCGTGGTATAAACCAGCATTGTAGACGATCCGTATAATATATACCCTGCCGCTACCTGTTCGGTTCCCGGCTGTAGAAAATCGTCCATGGTAGCCTTTTCACCAATCGGGGATTTTCGTTTGTAGATTGAGAAAATTGTGCCGATGGAAACGTTGACATCAATATTGGATGAGCCATCCAGGGGATCCATCAAAAATACATATTTTCCCTTGCGTGCAACATCATCATCGAACAGGATAAAGCTTTCGTTTTCTTCCGAGGCAATGGCACATACTTCGCCACACGAATGGAGCGAATTGATAAAGTGGTCGTTGGCAAATACATCCAGTTTTTTTTGATCTTCGCCCTGAATGTTGGAAGTTCCCATCTCGCCCAGGATATCAACCAAACCCGCTTTGTTTACTTCGCGGTTCACTATTTTTGCCGCTGTGCCCACATGGTGGAGCAGATGTGTCAGGTCGCCTTCGGCATCCGGAAATTGTGCCTGACTGTTAAGGATAAACTCATTGAGGGTGGTAACTTTAAATGGATTCATAATATAAATTTTTAGCTGTAAATATAGATTGGATTTATTTTAAGGATAATTTACGGTAGATATGCTTTCCCACTACTGATAAAAATCACCTGTTATCATTAACATGGGCAGAATATTTAAAAGCTTTGTTTACTATCTTTGTCTTTAAGGTTAAAATAATATGTATGGTTCAAATTTATAAGTTTGGTGGAGCATCGGTTAAAGATGCTGCTGGTATTAAAAATGTATGTAATATTATTAAAAGTGGCACAAAGCCCCTGGTTGTTGTTATCTCCGCTATGGGAAAAACAACCAATGCGATGGAGGAAATAATAGAGGCTTATGTTGCACAAAATCAAGAACAATTAAAATTAGCTTACCAGGCTGTTATCGATTATCATAACCCCATAGTAGTAGATTTGTTTGGCGACCAACACCCTTTTTTTAACATTTATAACAAACTGTTAAACGAGTTGTGGCAACGCTTGCAGCTTCGGCCTACGGGAAGGTACGACCTGGATTACGATCAGATTGTACCTTTTGGCGAACTCATTTCAACACATATCGTTAGTGCATATGCCAATAGCATACACATCCAAAACCAATGGATGGATGCACGAAATATAATAAGAACCGACAAGAATTATCGTAATGCAGAAATCAATTGGGGGCTGAGTGCACAGCTTGTGCGTAAATCAATTGATTTTCAGAAGCAATCGATTTATATTACCCAAGGGTTTATTGGTGCTACTCTTAGTGATATGAGTACCACTTTGGGGCGCGAAGGTTCCGATTACTCGGGTGCGGTGCTTGCCCATATTTTAAATGCCCAAAGCCTGACTATCTGGAAGGATGTGCCCGGTGTGCTCAATGCCGATCCGCGCTGGTATCCGTTGGCACAAAAACTCAACGAAATATCGTACCCCGAAGCCATCGAACTGGCTTATTACGGCGCGCAGGTAATTCATCCTAAAACCTTAAAACCCCTGCAAAACAAAGATATCCCATTGTATGTAAAGTCGTTTTTGGATGCTGGCCTGTCCGGGACTGTTATAAAATCCTTGAAAGGGGCAGTTGATATACCGGTTTACATTCTCAAAAAAGAGCAGCTCTTTATTACCATATCGCCCAAAGATTTTTCGTTTATTATGGAAGATAACCTTAGTGCCATATTTGCTATATTCAGCCAACATAAAATCAAGGTAAACCTGATGCAGAACTCGGCACTTAATTTTTCGGTATGCATAAATGAACCGCGCGATATGGGCAGTCTGTTAAAAGCTTTGCAAACGGACTTCACAGTCCGTTACAACGATCACGTAGAATTGGTTACCATCCGGAATTATACCCCTGAAGCCATAGCGCTTGTCACTAAACAAAAACAAATTATTGGCACCCAGTTAAGCCGCAATACCGCACGTTATGTTTTAAAAGAAAGTGAGTGGATGTTTTAACCGACTAAATATTAGCGGTTAGAACGTTTAACTTACCTTTTAAAATACGAAAGGGTTTTAGTTTGATAACTCACTCCGTAACTCATTCGCATCACAATTGTTAATTAACCTTGTTTTACTAATAGCTCAAATTTAACGCTTGTAAATTAAGTTTTATAGTCAATTATAAACAAAACCTGGCAGCTAAATATGCCAAAGGTAACGCTATCCGTTCTTTATAATATAAGGATAATCGGTATATCCTTTTTCGCCAGGAGTGTATAAAGTATTGAAATCAGCTGTCTGCAGTGCAATATTGTTCTTCATCCTGTATACCAGATCGGGGTTGGATACAAAGGGGCGACCAAAAGCTATCAAATCGCTCATGCCGGAAACAAGCGCTTTATTGGCTGATTGAGCGTCAAATCCACCACTAGCAATGATGGTTCCACCAAAGGCAATCTTAATTTTATCTTTAACTGATGTTGGCACCTCGGGTGCGCCCATATCCGATTGATCCACAATATGGATGTATGCCAGTTGTAATTTCTTCAGCTCTTTTGCCAGATATTCATATGCATCCTCCAAACCATCAAAAGCCACCATATCATTAAAAGCACCATACGGCGAAACGCGTATGCCGGTTTTGCAGGCACCTATGGCGGCGGCAACTTTTTGTGCTGTTTCTATAACAAAGCGGCTACGGTTTTCAAGGGATTTACCGTATTCATCTGCACGCTGATTTGTACATGGGTTGATAAACTGATCCAATAAATAGCCGTTGGCAGCGTGCAGTTCTACCCCGTCGAACCCTGCTTCTATGGCATTTTTTGCAGCCTGCACAAATTCTTCCTGTGTTTGTTTAATATCGGTAAGTGTCATGGCCTGTGGGGTGGGGTAGGGCTGTAGACCATTTTTATCGCTGTATATTTCGCCCGTCATCCCTATAGATGAGGGAGCCAGCACTTTTGTTCCTACGGGCATATTATCCGGATGGGAAACACGACCCGTATGCATTAGTTGCACAAATATTTTAGCCTTGTAGGTGTGTACCGTTTCTGTTATCTGTTTCCATGCTTCCGTTTGCGCCTTATTATAAATGCCCGGAATGCGGGGGTAACCCACTCCATTAGCCGAAGGGGAAGTGCCCTCGGTAATAATCAAGCCGGCACCGGATCGCTGGCCGTAGTATTCTGCCATCAACTTGTTGGGAATATGGTCAGCGGTGGCTCTGTTACGGGTCATGGGAGCCATAACCACTCTGTTTTTTAATGAAAGTGGGCCTAAGTTGTAGGTATCGTATAATAACATGCTAAGTGTTTTTTGTGATAAATTGGGATTTAAGAGCAGAATGATCTTTTGTAGCATCTATCCTATAATTCCTTTTTCCTCAACAAACAGCAACTCATGTAAAAAGTTCGTCAGAACTTCAACTTTCCACTCGCAATGCGTGTCGTATTTTTACATGTTGTTATGTTCGTTAGAGCTGCATATTCTTATACGTTGTTGTCACACGGGCTTCAATGCTGTAAATCATAACTCGCTGCCATCGCCCCCGGCTTATCATCGTTGCACAGCTTACAACTTTATATAAAAAGCAGCCTTATAGCCTCTTAGTTCGTTGGCCTCATTGTACAGTTCGTAGGCCAATAATATGGAGTGTATTTGTTTTTTTAATATTAAGTTGTT comes from Saccharicrinis carchari and encodes:
- the fbp gene encoding class 1 fructose-bisphosphatase; the encoded protein is MNPFKVTTLNEFILNSQAQFPDAEGDLTHLLHHVGTAAKIVNREVNKAGLVDILGEMGTSNIQGEDQKKLDVFANDHFINSLHSCGEVCAIASEENESFILFDDDVARKGKYVFLMDPLDGSSNIDVNVSIGTIFSIYKRKSPIGEKATMDDFLQPGTEQVAAGYILYGSSTMLVYTTGQGINGFTLDPSIGEYCLSNTLIKTPENGTIYSINEGNYLKFPAGVKQYIKYCQEKDEKSHRPYSSRYIGSLVSDIHRNLLKGGIFMYPVIDNAPHGKLRLLYECNPIAFIIEQAGGRATDGKNRIMETKPLSLHQRTPFFCGSSNMVNKVEEFIQVFG
- a CDS encoding aspartate kinase, with translation MVQIYKFGGASVKDAAGIKNVCNIIKSGTKPLVVVISAMGKTTNAMEEIIEAYVAQNQEQLKLAYQAVIDYHNPIVVDLFGDQHPFFNIYNKLLNELWQRLQLRPTGRYDLDYDQIVPFGELISTHIVSAYANSIHIQNQWMDARNIIRTDKNYRNAEINWGLSAQLVRKSIDFQKQSIYITQGFIGATLSDMSTTLGREGSDYSGAVLAHILNAQSLTIWKDVPGVLNADPRWYPLAQKLNEISYPEAIELAYYGAQVIHPKTLKPLQNKDIPLYVKSFLDAGLSGTVIKSLKGAVDIPVYILKKEQLFITISPKDFSFIMEDNLSAIFAIFSQHKIKVNLMQNSALNFSVCINEPRDMGSLLKALQTDFTVRYNDHVELVTIRNYTPEAIALVTKQKQIIGTQLSRNTARYVLKESEWMF
- a CDS encoding alkene reductase produces the protein MLLYDTYNLGPLSLKNRVVMAPMTRNRATADHIPNKLMAEYYGQRSGAGLIITEGTSPSANGVGYPRIPGIYNKAQTEAWKQITETVHTYKAKIFVQLMHTGRVSHPDNMPVGTKVLAPSSIGMTGEIYSDKNGLQPYPTPQAMTLTDIKQTQEEFVQAAKNAIEAGFDGVELHAANGYLLDQFINPCTNQRADEYGKSLENRSRFVIETAQKVAAAIGACKTGIRVSPYGAFNDMVAFDGLEDAYEYLAKELKKLQLAYIHIVDQSDMGAPEVPTSVKDKIKIAFGGTIIASGGFDAQSANKALVSGMSDLIAFGRPFVSNPDLVYRMKNNIALQTADFNTLYTPGEKGYTDYPYIIKNG